The Streptomyces sp. NBC_00775 genome includes the window CAGTGGCTGGAGACGCACCCGGTGGGCCGGGCGCTGCTCCACCCGGACATGCTGCTGCGCCCCGAGGACGTCGACGAGGTCTTCGAGGTCTACCAGCGGTGCATGGACCGGTACTCCACCGAGCCCGACCAGGAGCCGGCCGAGACACCCACCGGCCCCGCCCGGCGCGCCGCCGACGAGATCCGCGGGGTGGACACCATCCAGTTCTGCCAGCGCCTGGAGCGCGCGGTGGGCCAGGAGAAGTGCGGCCGCTCGGTCGTCTATGTCAACAGCCGCGGTGACGTGTACCCGTGCAGCAACTGCATGTCGGGGCAGCTCTACAAGGCGGGCAACACGACGGAGAAGCCGTTCGCCGAGATCTGGGAGCACGGCTTCGACGAGTTCCGTGACATCCGCTTCAGCGACCACTCGGTGTGCGGCTCCTGTCCGGTGGCCGCGGAGGACATCTGGTGCCAGTTCCGGTGCCCGCCGCTGGCCAAGAACATCACCGGCGACCCGAAGGGCTGCGGCGCCACCGAGTATCTGCAGGAGTTCACCCTGCGCTCCGGCCGCTACTGGCGCGCCCGCAAACAGCGCAACGTACGACTGACCCTGACGCCCCGTCAGTCGGCGCCGGCCGACCCGCCGGGCTCCACCCCGGCCGACGCGCCCGGCCCCATCCGACTCCCGCTCCCGACGAAGTGAGCGGGTCCCTGTCCCACGGCGGCGCGACCGTTGCCGCCTCCACCGAAGGGAAGACAGCCATGCCCGAAGAGAAGAAGGTCATCCGCATTCATCTGGAGCCGGGACAGGAGGGCGTGACCCTGAGCGCCGTCGGAGCCGCCTCCGCCACCGCGCCCGCCGAGACCCTCGTGGAGGCCACCAACATCACGGAGGCCACGGTCATCGAGGTCGAGGTCTGACCTCACGCCTTTGCCGGCAGGTGACGAAGCGGTGCACCACTTCCCGGCCCGTTGAGGGGCGGGCCGGGAAGGCCCGCCGGCGGCAAAGGTTCGCTCGGCATCCGTTCTTCCCGATTCAGGAGACGAGGTCGCGATGAGCAAGACGGCTGCTTCGGCCGGCACCACAGCACTGCGCCCCGGCACGGGCACCGCACTGCGCCCCGGTACGGAAACCGCGCCGCGCCCGGGTACCGGACTCGCGCGGCTGCTCAGCGAGAACCCCGCGCTGCGGATCGGCCAGGACGACTACAACATCAACGTGACGGCCAACTACGGTGAGCAGCTGTCGACTTCACAGGTCGCCGACGCGCTGCGCGGCCATCCTGGAGCCGGCCGCCCCGCACATCTCTACTTCCATGTGCCGCTGTGCGCGTACATCTGTCACTTCTGCAACTACGTCAAGCGCAAGGTCGCGGACGGCCCCGAGGGCAAGGCCGCGCCACGGATCTGGACCGACCTGCTGCTCGACGAGTCCGGCCGGCGCCTCGCCCACTCGCCCTGGCTCGCGCACGCCTCGATCGAATCCGTCTACCTGGGCGGCGGTACCGCCTCGCTGCTCGGCACGGAGCAATTACGGCGGCTGACCGACCACATACGCGCCCGCTACACCCTCGCCGACGACTGCGAGATCTCCCTCGAAGGCAACCCCGACAACTTCCAGCACGACGAGCTCGCCGAGGCCTGCGCGATCGGCTTCAACCGGTTCAGTGTCGGAGTGCAGTCGCTGCAGAGCGAGGTCAACGCGTTCGCGGGGCGCGGCCACGACGCGGCCATGTCGCTGCGGGCCATCGACAAACTGCGGGCCACCGGGAAGCCGTTCAACGTCGACATGATGTTCGGGCTGCCCCACCAGAGCACCGCCACGGTCGCCGACGACATCCGGCGGCTGATCGACCTCGACGTCCCCACCATCACCATCTACCGGCTGCGCAACGCCGACCGGGCCAAGATGGGCATCGGCAACCGGGCGCTGTGGAACGTGGAGAGCGTCAAGACCCGACTGCGCGAGCAACACCTCTTCCCCTCGCTCGGCGAGACCTACGCGATGCGCGAGGCCATCGTGGAGCTGCTGCTCGACGGCGGCTATCACCCGAGCCCGTGCGGCTGGTGGAACCGGCCCGGCGTCTACCCCGACGGCAACATCCCCCGCGTCTCCCGCAACAAGTGGCAGCGCCACGACTCCATGATCGCGTACGGCCCCGGCGCGTACGGCTGGCTGACCGGCGACGACGACACCGTGGTGCAGACCCACAACATCGCCGACATCTCCGGGTACGCGCGGCGGCTCAAGGAGGGACCGGGGCTGCCGCTCGCCTCCGGACGGCGGCTGGCCGGCTACCAGGCGATCGGCATGGTGCTCGGCTTCGCGTTCAAGGCGAACCAGCCGATCGACGCGGGCAGGTTCCGCCGGCGGTTCGGCGTCGAACTCTTCCGTGACGAGCCGTTCGCGGCGGTCTTCGCCGAGCTCATGGACCGGGGGCTCGTCGAACCGGTGCCCGGCACCTTGGAGAGCGTCGCGCCCACACTGGACGGCGAGGCGCTCCACGAGGAGATCATCAGCGTCTACTTCCACCAGCGCGTCGGCGGCTTCGCCGAGGCCGTCTGCCACAGGTGATCCGATGAACGTGCATCAGCGCACCCTGTGGCGCGGGGACCCGGAGGGTACGCGGTACCGCACCCGGCGGTCCTTCCCGGCCGGTCCGGCGAACGCCACGGTACTGCTGGCCGGTCCCGGCAGCGTCTCCGTCCTGGACGGGGAGGGCCGCGACGACCGGCTGCTCGGCGAGCTGACCAGGCGGCTGGTGGCCCGGGGCGCGCAGGTACTCACCTGCGACATGCCCGTCCGGGAGCCGAACTCGCCCTCGACAGAGGCCGATCAGCTCGCCCGCGCCGGGCGCCTGTCCCACCTGCTCGACGCCCACCAGCACGTGCTGGTCCGGCCGCTCGTCCTGGTGGGCTTCTCGCTGGGCGGGCTGGCCCTGCTGCACCTGCTGCGCTCCGGCCGGCCGGCCCGGACGGACACGGTGGTGCTGGTGGGCACGGTGATCGAGGAGGACGCCTTCCTGACGTCGCGCGTCCCCTCCCTCGACCTCGTGTACGGCGGGTTCGACCTGGTCGGATACATGGCCGACGCCGACGACGAAACCCTGCCGCCCGCCGTGTTCGCGCCCGACATGTACGGCCAGTGGTCGGCGCGCCATCTGGTCGGACGGAACTCCATCGAGGTCCGGGTGCGGCTGCTCGAAGGCCTCGGGCACACGCTCCAGCCGTGCGGCAAGGGTCCCCACGGGGACGCCGTCTCGGCGCTCACCTCCCTTGTGGGCGCGACGAAGTGACAGTGAATCAGCCGAGGCAGTGAGTCAGCAGAGACAGTGAGTCAGCGGAAGAGGAAGAAGGCGGCGCAGGACATGCTCTCCAGCCAGCGATTCGACAAGATCGCCGAAAACTTCGCGACCAGTGAGGTGCACCGGTCCAGCCCCACGATGGAGGCCCTGCACGAGACGCTCGGTCCGCAGACGGGCAGCACCATCTGCGATGTCGCCTGCGGCGCCGGCCACTTGGCGCTCTCGTTCGCCGCCGAACTCCCGGCCCGTCTCGTCGCCGTGGACCCCGCGCCCAACATGCTGGCATCCGTCCGCAAGCTCGCGGCCGAACGCGGCGTCTCCGTCGAGACCAAGGAGGCGTACGCCGAGGAACTTCCCTTCGCCGACGGCTCCTTCGACCTGGTGGTGTCCCGTCTCGCCCCGCACCACTTCCGTGACATGCCGGCGGCGGTGGGTGAGATGGCGCGGCTGCTGCGCCCCGGCGGACGGCTCGCCGTCATCGACCTGGAGGGCCACGAGAACCCCGAAATCGACGCGCTGAACCACGAGCTGGAGATGCTGCACGATCCCACGCACCAGCGCAGCTACACCCTCGACGAGTGGATCGGCTTCCTCCAGGGCGCCGGGCTCAACGTCCCGGTCGCCCGCGGCTCGCAGTCCGAGAGCCGCACCGGGGTGCCCATCAAGCGCTGGTGCGAGATCGCCTCGTCCGGCGCCGAGGCCGAGCGGGCGATCCGGCGGCGGCTCGCCGAGGCTCCCCCCGCGCACCGGGAGGCGCTGGGCATCCGCCAGGACGGCGAGGAGTTCTTCATCCCCGTACGCACCTGCATGGTGATCGGCGTCAAACCGCTCGGCGGGGTGCGCTGACATGCCGGTGATCAGGCTGTTCTCACCCGCGCCCAGCCCCGGCGCGGCCGTGCTCGGTGAACTGGCCGACTCCGTGACGGCGCTGTTCGGGCTCGATCGCGGCCACTGCTGGCTGTGGTGGCAGCGGTTGGAGCCCGACACCTTCCACCGGCCCGAGTGGCGCGACGGTTCCACGGCACCGGCCCCGGTCGGCTTCGTCGTGTGCAAGGAGAGCTACAGCAAGGCCCAGGTGCGTCAGCTGCTGCGGCTGCTCCAGGAACGGCTCGGCGAGCTCCTCGGCGTACCCCGCGAGGAGGTCTATCTGGCCGTACAGCGGGCCTCCGAAGGGGAGTTGCTCGTCCGGGATCAGGTGTGGTCTCTGGACGGGAACGCCGGGGGGACGGCCCTGTCCGGCGACGACGGAAGGACTG containing:
- a CDS encoding coproporphyrinogen-III oxidase family protein; amino-acid sequence: MSKTAASAGTTALRPGTGTALRPGTETAPRPGTGLARLLSENPALRIGQDDYNINVTANYGEQLSTSQVADALRGHPGAGRPAHLYFHVPLCAYICHFCNYVKRKVADGPEGKAAPRIWTDLLLDESGRRLAHSPWLAHASIESVYLGGGTASLLGTEQLRRLTDHIRARYTLADDCEISLEGNPDNFQHDELAEACAIGFNRFSVGVQSLQSEVNAFAGRGHDAAMSLRAIDKLRATGKPFNVDMMFGLPHQSTATVADDIRRLIDLDVPTITIYRLRNADRAKMGIGNRALWNVESVKTRLREQHLFPSLGETYAMREAIVELLLDGGYHPSPCGWWNRPGVYPDGNIPRVSRNKWQRHDSMIAYGPGAYGWLTGDDDTVVQTHNIADISGYARRLKEGPGLPLASGRRLAGYQAIGMVLGFAFKANQPIDAGRFRRRFGVELFRDEPFAAVFAELMDRGLVEPVPGTLESVAPTLDGEALHEEIISVYFHQRVGGFAEAVCHR
- a CDS encoding class I SAM-dependent methyltransferase, with the translated sequence MSQRKRKKAAQDMLSSQRFDKIAENFATSEVHRSSPTMEALHETLGPQTGSTICDVACGAGHLALSFAAELPARLVAVDPAPNMLASVRKLAAERGVSVETKEAYAEELPFADGSFDLVVSRLAPHHFRDMPAAVGEMARLLRPGGRLAVIDLEGHENPEIDALNHELEMLHDPTHQRSYTLDEWIGFLQGAGLNVPVARGSQSESRTGVPIKRWCEIASSGAEAERAIRRRLAEAPPAHREALGIRQDGEEFFIPVRTCMVIGVKPLGGVR